The Pseudomonas sp. KU26590 genomic sequence CAATGGCGATCAATGCCCCGGAGCGGCGCAGGCTCAGCAGGTGCTGCGCGGCGGTGGTGATGTCTTCCATCAGGCCGGTTTCCGTGACTTCCAGCTCCAGGCTTCGGGGCGGCAGGCGGTAGATCTGCAGCAGGTTGTTCACCACCCGCGGCAGTTCGGCGTGGTGCAGCTGGACGGTGGACAGGTTCACGGCCATGCGCAGGTCACTGAAGCCCTGATCGTGCCATTCGCGCAGCTGTTTGCAGGCCTGATCCAGCACCCACTCGCCGATGGCGATGATCGTGCCGTTCTGCTCGGCCAGCGGGATGAACAGGTCCGGCGGCACGAAGCCATGTTCCGGGTGAATCCAGCGGATCAACGCCTCGACACCGACCACGCTGTGATCGCGATAGCTGATCTGCGGCTGATAGACCAGATGAAACTGCTCGCGGGCCATGGCTTCGCGCAGGTCTTTTTCCAGCTCGCGACGCCGACGCATCTCGCTGTCGACGCTGGCGATATAAAACTGATAGCGATTGCGCGAGCGGGTCTTGGCCAGCGTCATGGTCTGTTCGGCTTTCTGCAGCAGCTTCTCGGTGCTGTCGCCATCTTCGGGGAACAGCGTGATGCCGATGGTGGCGCGCAGACGAATCTCTTGCTGATCGACGGCGAAGGGCGCTTCCAGATCGTCGAGGATGTTCTGCGCCAGCTCGGCGGCTTCGTAGGGCTGTTCGATATCGGCCTGAACCAGCGCGAACTGGTCGCCGCCCAGGCGGGCAAGGGCGCCGAGGCGTCCACTGTGGCTGCGCAGTCGATCGGCGAGGGCCAGCAGCAACTGGTCGCCGGCCTGATAACTGAATTGTTCGTTGATGCCTTTGAAGTCATCCAGGCCGACGCACAACACCGCGACGCGGTGCTGCACCTTTCCGGAGTCGACGAGGATTTTGTCCAGCTGCTTCTGCAGTTGCAGCCGGTTGGGCAAACCGGTGAGGAAGTCGTACTGGGCCATGCGCAGCAGGCTGGATTCCGCCTCGTGGCGCAGGGTGGTGTTGCGTTCGATGGACGCCAGCAGTTGATTGGCGGTGTTGACCCAGACCCCCAACTCGTTTTTTTCGTGACCTTTGAGCAAAGGCAGTTGGTGCTCGCTGGGGCGGTCGGGGTTGATGCTGGTCAGGTGCTCGATGATTCTGGACAGCGGTTTGGTCAGCAGCCAGTGATAAACCAGGTACAACACCAGCCCCATTGCCAGCGCGCGCAACACACCGGAGATGAAGATGATGAGGGAGTTTGTGAGGAAGGTTTCGCCGTAGGTGGCGGTGTCCAGGGTGATGCGCAGGTCGCCGTAATATTCGCTGTACGGGCTGCGGCCGACCAGTTGCGTGGTGAAGCTGCGTTCCTGGCCAAGGATCAGATCGGTCAGCCAGCGGGTGGGGGTGGCGTCGAGGTCGCGGGATTTCTCGGCGAGCACCGTCTCGTTGGGATGACCGATTGACGCCAGACGCACAGCTTTGTCCTGAAACAACCCTTCGATGACCTGCATGCCCATTTCCCGGTCCAGGCTATAGACGGCCTGCGTCGACGGGTCGCGAAACATGTCGAGGATACGCGCCGCATCCGAGGCAACGGCCTGGCGGGTTTTGTACGCGTCGTAGACGATCTGTGCGCAACTGAGCACGACCCCCACAATCAGCGCTGAAAGCAGCACAACGCGAAGCAGCTTCACCGACAAGCTGTGTTTGAGTTCCAGCTTCAAATGGCCATTCCTTCATCCATGCTGATAGCGGCTTGACTGCGTTCAAACACTGTCAATGCAGGCATTCGTATCAGGCGCTTCTGGCTTGCGCGTGACCCCATCAATCGGGAAAACAGTTAATACGCAGACCACTCAGGCTATCGGCACTGTGTCGGTCATACCCTGGGAAAACTTGAGCCCAGCCGTTTGAATCAGCACGAAATTTGATAGTAGTCCGCTGCCGCTTCCAGACAATACATAAACGACAAACAGAAGGCGAAAAAAAACCCGGACGTGCCGGGCTTTTTTTTATTCGAGCATTCAAGCATTTATCAGGCGGTGAAGCTTTTGCCTTCGAACTGCTCGGCAACGAACTTCCAGTTGACCAGGTTCCAGAACGCCTCGACGTACTTTGGACGCAGGTTACGGTAGTCGATGTAGTAAGCGTGTTCCCAGACGTCGCAGGTCAGCAGCGGGGTGTCGCCGCTGGTGATCGGGTTGCCGGCGCCGATGGTGCTGGCCAGTGCCAGGGAGCCGTCAGCTTTCTTCACCAGCCAGCCCCAGCCGGAGCCGAAGGTGCCGATGGAAGTTTTGCTGAATTCTTCCTTGAACTTGTCGAAGGAGCCGAAAGCAGCGTTGATCGCGTCAGCCAGAGCGCCAGTCGGTTGGCCGCCGGCGTTTGGCGCCAGGCAGTTCCAGTAGAACGTGTGGTTCCAGACTTGAGCGGCGTTGTTGAAGATACCGCCCGACGAGGTCTTGACGATTTCTTCCAGAGTCTTGCCTTCGAACTCGGTGCCTGGCACCAGGTTGTTCAGGTTCACGACATAGGTGTTGTGGTGCTTGTCGTGGTGGTATTCCAGAGTTTCCTTGGAGATGTGCGGTGCCAGAGCATCATGTGCGTACGGCAGCGGAGGCAATTCAAAAGCCATGGTAATTCTCCTAATCAGGTCAGTTGCGGTTTGCGCAAGGCCGATCACGGGCGGCCAGACAGAACTTACGCTGGCGAGTTTGTACTCTTTGCAGCGCAGGGGCTGGATCATAGCACCGGCCCCTGACCTTAACCACGCAACAACTGTGTGGGATAGAGGTTCCAGAGCATTGCGCTGAAATGACCGAGTGCAGGCAGCGGTCGCTCTGGCCAACGGGTGGCACGGCCGCAACTGGGCAAAATTTCTCGGCACCCATCGGTATTTTGTTAAAAAGATTGACGGGTCAAGAGTCGAGGGTGTTTCCCCGTCCTGCTGTTTCGCCTTGCGGGCGGGAGCGCAGCGCCCGTTATCGTGCCTGCTGGCCGGTGATTAATGTGAGGACCCCGCCTGTGGATCTACGAGAACCGGACCGTCGGGGACACCCCATTTGTTGAGCGCATAGCCAAGCGCAGTAGCAATTAAAATGAAAATTGAAAGGCTTTCCAGAGGGGGCAGTGGTGCGTTGGAGAGGATCACGCTGACTGACCCGGCAGTCACGAACATGATGGTGCCGCCCGCTGCAGAAGACGCCCCCGCTTTTTCGCTGAACATCTCCATTGCGCGCGAGGCCGCTGCTGGCCTGACGAGGGTAGTTCCAATCGTGCAGATAATCATTGGGATGGCGACCGTGGCAATCGAAAGCTGAAGTTGAATCATGCTGACCATGATCAACCCGGACAGCCCCGAGATCGCCAACCCTATCTTTATCTGGGCATCGATGACCAAGGTCCTGGATAGCCGTGTAGCGACCAATCCCCCTACCACATACGCGGCTCCATAAAGTAACAGCACAAGCGCGTAGGCAAGAGACGATACCTGCAGTGTATCCAGGAAAATAATGGGGGAGACGGCGATAAAGCCGAAGTGGCAAGAGAATGCCAGCGCGGACGTTAACCAGGAACATACAAAGGGCCTGAAGGTAACAATGTCTGCGTAGCGCGCCACGATATTGAGTTTCTCGTCTCGAGCGGATAACGGCAGATCCTGCAAGTTAGGAAAATAGAAGATGATCTGGCCTAGAAGAATGAACGCCAGGGTTGCAAATAAGTAAAAACTTCCCTGCCAGTCCAGCGCATATTGCAGATACGTCCCGAGCAAAGGTGAGAAGGAGATGCAGATGCCGCTTAAGGAAAGCAAATAGATACGAATTCTTTGCCGGTCTTCGACAGTGAATACATCCTGGACGATGGCCTGGGCTAGCACAAAGCACCCGCACCCAGCGCCTTGCACGACCCGCGCTATGGCGAAGGCGGTTTGAGTGTTTGAAAGTAGGCATCCCATAACACCCATCAGTGATATCACAAGCCCGATTTTCAACATGATGGGCCGTCCATACTTATCTGAAAGAGGCCCGATCAAAATTTGTGAACCGGAGAACCCCACTGCGAACATTGCAACAAAAAGCGTCACCTCATTTATCTTCATTCCAAAGGCATTTGCCAGTGCAGGGTAGGAGGGGAGCATCACATCAAGGGGGAACATGCCCAGCACAACCATTAACGAAAGCAGAAACAATGCAGACTTTTTTGAGGACGGTCCGGCCGGTTTGTTCATGGTCTATTCAACTGTCGTTTAGTGAGAGAAGTCCAGCATCAACGAAGCGTTCTACATTCTGAGTGTCTTTAAAAAAACCGCTGCGCTTCATTGCCGTTATTGTCGCGGTGCAGCCCGCTTTTGCTCTGACTCGGTGTGGCAAAGCTCCTTGTTGCCGTTCATGGATAATCCGCGCGCTGGTATCGTCAATGCCCACACATCTAAGGGTTTCATACAGCCATGATGTATGCAGTCTAAAAAACTCGTAAATGGCGTGGATGATGAAGGTTGAAATGAACGTCTGCTGAGCAGTCGACGCGCGTTGCCAGACAATGCTAAACAGATTGGAAAAATAGAGAGAGTGTTTTAGTTCATCCTCTAGGTGGTCACGAAGCATCAGGTAGACGGGTTGGTATATAGTTGCCTTGGAGATTTTGAGGAATTCTTTGGTGATCACGGTCTCTGAGACGAAGCCGATGATGAACCAGGCCAGTTCAGTGTGGACCGGGTCAACGGTGCGTGCCAGTGCACGAATATTCTGAACACGCTCAGACGCTATCTCGCGGTTCTCGATACGGTAAACAGTGCATACTTGATTAGCCACGGCTGCTGAAATCACGGCATGGTAGGCTTCATCTGCATACAATTTCAGCCCTGTCAGCTTCAGCGCCGGAGATAATCCAAAACCGACTCGATCATGGGCGATTGAGAGAATCGAGCGATTGACAATCCGAGTCTCCAGTTCAGTTGTATAGTCTAAAAACATCACTAGATACCTCGCCAGCAATGCCTGCCTGACCTCTTCTCCGCGGGAGTGAACGGCTTCGTCAGCCAGCCAGGGAAGCGCGGTTGGCACAAACCAGTCCTTGCGGAGTTCTCCTTCCCGTGTCCAGCCTGAAAGGTCATAGGCATAAGGTTGCGAGCGTACGGTAGAAGCCTTGTCCCAGTCTCCAAAGACCATCAGCGCGTCGCGTTCAGTCTTGGCACAGCTGTTAATCATCATTGGGTACTCTCCCCGTTGGCGTGCAGTTCTTCCAGGGCTGTCGGCATATCCCGGCCAGTGCTGACGCCGGCACCGACAAACAGAAGGGGTGCTGACCGGTCGAGATGATTCATGACTGGCTCCAGACAGGATTCATCAATCGCTGCAGAGACCCACGTACCAAGACCCAATGAAGTCGAGACGAGCTGCACGGTTTGCGATATATGACCTGCATCAAGAAGCGCTACGCGGTAGGCTCTTGAATGAGGATACTTCCACCAGAGGCGGTCGAACTGGCAGGTTAGAAAGA encodes the following:
- a CDS encoding putative bifunctional diguanylate cyclase/phosphodiesterase, encoding MKLELKHSLSVKLLRVVLLSALIVGVVLSCAQIVYDAYKTRQAVASDAARILDMFRDPSTQAVYSLDREMGMQVIEGLFQDKAVRLASIGHPNETVLAEKSRDLDATPTRWLTDLILGQERSFTTQLVGRSPYSEYYGDLRITLDTATYGETFLTNSLIIFISGVLRALAMGLVLYLVYHWLLTKPLSRIIEHLTSINPDRPSEHQLPLLKGHEKNELGVWVNTANQLLASIERNTTLRHEAESSLLRMAQYDFLTGLPNRLQLQKQLDKILVDSGKVQHRVAVLCVGLDDFKGINEQFSYQAGDQLLLALADRLRSHSGRLGALARLGGDQFALVQADIEQPYEAAELAQNILDDLEAPFAVDQQEIRLRATIGITLFPEDGDSTEKLLQKAEQTMTLAKTRSRNRYQFYIASVDSEMRRRRELEKDLREAMAREQFHLVYQPQISYRDHSVVGVEALIRWIHPEHGFVPPDLFIPLAEQNGTIIAIGEWVLDQACKQLREWHDQGFSDLRMAVNLSTVQLHHAELPRVVNNLLQIYRLPPRSLELEVTETGLMEDITTAAQHLLSLRRSGALIAIDDFGTGYSSLSYLKSLPLDKIKIDKSFVQDLIDDDDDATIVRAIIQLGKSLGMQVIAEGVETAEQEAYIISEGCHEGQGYFYSKPLPARELLVYLKQAQRTHSEAL
- a CDS encoding diiron oxygenase, whose product is MMINSCAKTERDALMVFGDWDKASTVRSQPYAYDLSGWTREGELRKDWFVPTALPWLADEAVHSRGEEVRQALLARYLVMFLDYTTELETRIVNRSILSIAHDRVGFGLSPALKLTGLKLYADEAYHAVISAAVANQVCTVYRIENREIASERVQNIRALARTVDPVHTELAWFIIGFVSETVITKEFLKISKATIYQPVYLMLRDHLEDELKHSLYFSNLFSIVWQRASTAQQTFISTFIIHAIYEFFRLHTSWLYETLRCVGIDDTSARIIHERQQGALPHRVRAKAGCTATITAMKRSGFFKDTQNVERFVDAGLLSLNDS
- a CDS encoding superoxide dismutase; translated protein: MAFELPPLPYAHDALAPHISKETLEYHHDKHHNTYVVNLNNLVPGTEFEGKTLEEIVKTSSGGIFNNAAQVWNHTFYWNCLAPNAGGQPTGALADAINAAFGSFDKFKEEFSKTSIGTFGSGWGWLVKKADGSLALASTIGAGNPITSGDTPLLTCDVWEHAYYIDYRNLRPKYVEAFWNLVNWKFVAEQFEGKSFTA
- a CDS encoding MFS transporter; translation: MNKPAGPSSKKSALFLLSLMVVLGMFPLDVMLPSYPALANAFGMKINEVTLFVAMFAVGFSGSQILIGPLSDKYGRPIMLKIGLVISLMGVMGCLLSNTQTAFAIARVVQGAGCGCFVLAQAIVQDVFTVEDRQRIRIYLLSLSGICISFSPLLGTYLQYALDWQGSFYLFATLAFILLGQIIFYFPNLQDLPLSARDEKLNIVARYADIVTFRPFVCSWLTSALAFSCHFGFIAVSPIIFLDTLQVSSLAYALVLLLYGAAYVVGGLVATRLSRTLVIDAQIKIGLAISGLSGLIMVSMIQLQLSIATVAIPMIICTIGTTLVRPAAASRAMEMFSEKAGASSAAGGTIMFVTAGSVSVILSNAPLPPLESLSIFILIATALGYALNKWGVPDGPVLVDPQAGSSH